The Hypomesus transpacificus isolate Combined female chromosome 3, fHypTra1, whole genome shotgun sequence genome has a window encoding:
- the si:dkey-33c12.4 gene encoding STI1-like protein isoform X1, translated as MMSGPWGQAIRMQQDARLIRAVQENVEDIITRFPTRQNILDFFPHRLFGGLPIDYNHDEYLDCDYYDDDDDEEEYYYDVDQNTHSHREQINTFSGHSAQSRLTPHPRIKQLTSEEAEKHAKALLEEENRLKEKAEKKRLKKLRQRERKQLKKKNADKLPDSVAQGLSTSSPEKKEYIKNLVLNETKEYFVGLGPDSPKTDVTLSEERHLGEDNEGERREEEFLSSEPEELDMKSSFISTAAAIAKKQLGQRKLRNNPIIHHPVHQVEDNRPKMNGQQVDIEQEKVKEVDVIQRSIDLANTGNQFAACGQLDVAVKYFTSAIKYNPTEYKLFGNRSFCYERLQQFDLALVDADLSLGMNPGWIKGLFRKGKALSGLQRYYEAALTYQEVLQQDSSSVDASQELRKVHILQLMEMGFTHEKSIEALKAHPSFEEAVDALSGIEGEPDSCNPPERTADEEEWVVTQRGAHTRNTYRASASSPAPALAPAVAGRRPTKPASAATSELFPVWVGSVVSTITEQMLHRLFSRAGEVFSIKMMPQVQCAFVHYTNKQDCKTAIELLHGFLVEGVSLAVRHPNKIHPNLGVSRNAATDPNITRVCTRRNSSPLVIPNNRAK; from the exons ATGATGTCGGGACCATGGGGTCAAG CAATTCGTATGCAGCAAGACGCTCGACTGATCCGTGCTGTTCAA GAGAACGTGGAAGACATAATAACTCGGTTTCCCACCAGACAGAATATTCTTGACTTCTTCCCTCATAGATTGTTTG GTGGTTTACCCATTGACTATAACCACGATGAATATTTGGATTGCGATTATTATGATGACGATGACGATGAAGAGGAGTATTACTATGATGTTGACCAAAACACCCACAGTCACAGAgaacaaataaacacattttcaggGCACAGTGCTCAAAGTCGTCTAACACCCCACCCACGTATTAAGCAGTTGACCTCTGAG GAAGCTGAGAAACATGCAAAAGCCTTATTGGAAGAAGAGAACAGACTTAAAGAAAAAGCTGAGAAGAAAAGACTAAAGAAATTG CgtcaaagagaaagaaaacagtTAAAAAAGAAGAATGCTGATAAATTACCT GACTCAGTGGCACAAGGTTTGTCCACTTCCTCACCTGAAAAGAAAGAATATATAAaaaatctagttttaaatgaaACAAAAGAATATTTTGTCGGACTTGGTCCAGACTCACCCAAGACAGATGTCACTTTAAGTGAGGAGAGACATCTTGGTGAAGATAatgagggtgagaggagagaggaagaattcTTGTCCTCAGAACCAGAG GAACTTGATATGAAGAGCAGTTTCATCTCTACTGCTGCTGCTATTGCTAAGAAGCAGCTTGGTCAGAGAAAACTGAGAAATAATCCAATTATTCATCACCCTGTTCATCAAGTGGAGGACAACAGGCCCAAGATGAATGGGCAGCAAGTTGATATTGAACAG GAAAAGGTGAAGGAGGTTGATGTTATTCAGAGAAGCATCGATCTTGCCA ATACTGGAAATCAGTTTGCTGCCTGTGGACAACTTGATGtggctgtgaaatatttcacTAGTGCAATAAAATATAACCCTACAGAGTACAA GTTGTTTGGAAACCGATCGTTTTGTTACGAGAGGCTGCAGCAGTTTGATCTGGCGCTGGTGGATGCTGACCTGTCCCTGGGCATGAACCCTGGCTGGATTAAAGGCCTGTTCAGGAAGGGGAAGGCCCTGTCCGGGCTGCAG aggtATTACGAGGCAGCGTTGACCTATCAGGAGGTTTTGCAGCAGGACAGCTCTTCTGTGGATGCCTCCCAGGAGCTGAGGAAAGTCCATATCCTGCAACTCATG GAAATGGGATTTACACATGAGAAAAGTATAGAAGCGCTGAAGGCCCACCCCAGCTTTGAGGAAGCTGTGGATGCGCTCTCAGGGATCGAAG gtgaaCCAGACAGTTGCAACCCCCCCGAGCGGACAGCAGACGAGGAAGAGTGGGTGGTCACCCAGCGGGGAGCCCATACCAGGAACACATACAGAGCCTCTGCCTCATCCCCGGCCCCGGCCTTAGCCCCGGCAGTAGCTGGGCGGAGACCCACCAAACCAGCCAGTGCTGCCACATC AGAGCTGTTTCCTGTCTGGGTGGGGTCCGTGGTGTCGACCATCACCGAACAGATGTTGCACAGACTGTTCAGCAG ggctgGGGAAGTGTTCAGCATCAAGATGATGCCACAGGTCCAGTGTGCGTTTGTCCACTACACCAATAAGCAGGACTGTAAGACAGCTATTGAGCTGCTGCAT GGTTTCCTAGTAGAGGGAGTGTCTCTGGCTGTGCGTCACCCAAACAAGATCCACCCAAATCTGGGTGTGTCCAGAAATGCGGCCACAGACCCCAATAT AACCAGGGTTTGCACCAGGAGGAACAGTTCCCCCCTCGTCATCCCAAACAACAGGGCCAAGTAG
- the si:dkey-33c12.4 gene encoding STI1-like protein isoform X3, with product MMSGPWGQAIRMQQDARLIRAVQENVEDIITRFPTRQNILDFFPHRLFGGLPIDYNHDEYLDCDYYDDDDDEEEYYYDVDQNTHSHREQINTFSGHSAQSRLTPHPRIKQLTSEEAEKHAKALLEEENRLKEKAEKKRLKKLRQRERKQLKKKNADKLPDSVAQDSPKTDVTLSEERHLGEDNEGERREEEFLSSEPEELDMKSSFISTAAAIAKKQLGQRKLRNNPIIHHPVHQVEDNRPKMNGQQVDIEQEKVKEVDVIQRSIDLANTGNQFAACGQLDVAVKYFTSAIKYNPTEYKLFGNRSFCYERLQQFDLALVDADLSLGMNPGWIKGLFRKGKALSGLQRYYEAALTYQEVLQQDSSSVDASQELRKVHILQLMEMGFTHEKSIEALKAHPSFEEAVDALSGIEGEPDSCNPPERTADEEEWVVTQRGAHTRNTYRASASSPAPALAPAVAGRRPTKPASAATSELFPVWVGSVVSTITEQMLHRLFSRAGEVFSIKMMPQVQCAFVHYTNKQDCKTAIELLHGFLVEGVSLAVRHPNKIHPNLGVSRNAATDPNITRVCTRRNSSPLVIPNNRAK from the exons ATGATGTCGGGACCATGGGGTCAAG CAATTCGTATGCAGCAAGACGCTCGACTGATCCGTGCTGTTCAA GAGAACGTGGAAGACATAATAACTCGGTTTCCCACCAGACAGAATATTCTTGACTTCTTCCCTCATAGATTGTTTG GTGGTTTACCCATTGACTATAACCACGATGAATATTTGGATTGCGATTATTATGATGACGATGACGATGAAGAGGAGTATTACTATGATGTTGACCAAAACACCCACAGTCACAGAgaacaaataaacacattttcaggGCACAGTGCTCAAAGTCGTCTAACACCCCACCCACGTATTAAGCAGTTGACCTCTGAG GAAGCTGAGAAACATGCAAAAGCCTTATTGGAAGAAGAGAACAGACTTAAAGAAAAAGCTGAGAAGAAAAGACTAAAGAAATTG CgtcaaagagaaagaaaacagtTAAAAAAGAAGAATGCTGATAAATTACCT GACTCAGTGGCACAAG ACTCACCCAAGACAGATGTCACTTTAAGTGAGGAGAGACATCTTGGTGAAGATAatgagggtgagaggagagaggaagaattcTTGTCCTCAGAACCAGAG GAACTTGATATGAAGAGCAGTTTCATCTCTACTGCTGCTGCTATTGCTAAGAAGCAGCTTGGTCAGAGAAAACTGAGAAATAATCCAATTATTCATCACCCTGTTCATCAAGTGGAGGACAACAGGCCCAAGATGAATGGGCAGCAAGTTGATATTGAACAG GAAAAGGTGAAGGAGGTTGATGTTATTCAGAGAAGCATCGATCTTGCCA ATACTGGAAATCAGTTTGCTGCCTGTGGACAACTTGATGtggctgtgaaatatttcacTAGTGCAATAAAATATAACCCTACAGAGTACAA GTTGTTTGGAAACCGATCGTTTTGTTACGAGAGGCTGCAGCAGTTTGATCTGGCGCTGGTGGATGCTGACCTGTCCCTGGGCATGAACCCTGGCTGGATTAAAGGCCTGTTCAGGAAGGGGAAGGCCCTGTCCGGGCTGCAG aggtATTACGAGGCAGCGTTGACCTATCAGGAGGTTTTGCAGCAGGACAGCTCTTCTGTGGATGCCTCCCAGGAGCTGAGGAAAGTCCATATCCTGCAACTCATG GAAATGGGATTTACACATGAGAAAAGTATAGAAGCGCTGAAGGCCCACCCCAGCTTTGAGGAAGCTGTGGATGCGCTCTCAGGGATCGAAG gtgaaCCAGACAGTTGCAACCCCCCCGAGCGGACAGCAGACGAGGAAGAGTGGGTGGTCACCCAGCGGGGAGCCCATACCAGGAACACATACAGAGCCTCTGCCTCATCCCCGGCCCCGGCCTTAGCCCCGGCAGTAGCTGGGCGGAGACCCACCAAACCAGCCAGTGCTGCCACATC AGAGCTGTTTCCTGTCTGGGTGGGGTCCGTGGTGTCGACCATCACCGAACAGATGTTGCACAGACTGTTCAGCAG ggctgGGGAAGTGTTCAGCATCAAGATGATGCCACAGGTCCAGTGTGCGTTTGTCCACTACACCAATAAGCAGGACTGTAAGACAGCTATTGAGCTGCTGCAT GGTTTCCTAGTAGAGGGAGTGTCTCTGGCTGTGCGTCACCCAAACAAGATCCACCCAAATCTGGGTGTGTCCAGAAATGCGGCCACAGACCCCAATAT AACCAGGGTTTGCACCAGGAGGAACAGTTCCCCCCTCGTCATCCCAAACAACAGGGCCAAGTAG
- the si:dkey-33c12.4 gene encoding STI1-like protein isoform X2: MMSGPWGQAIRMQQDARLIRAVQENVEDIITRFPTRQNILDFFPHRLFGGLPIDYNHDEYLDCDYYDDDDDEEEYYYDVDQNTHSHREQINTFSGHSAQSRLTPHPRIKQLTSEEAEKHAKALLEEENRLKEKAEKKRLKKLRQRERKQLKKKNADKLPDSVAQGLSTSSPEKKEYIKNLVLNETKEYFVGLGPDSPKTDVTLSEERHLGEDNEGERREEEFLSSEPEELDMKSSFISTAAAIAKKQLGQRKLRNNPIIHHPVHQVEDNRPKMNGQQVDIEQEKVKEVDVIQRSIDLANTGNQFAACGQLDVAVKYFTSAIKYNPTEYKLFGNRSFCYERLQQFDLALVDADLSLGMNPGWIKGLFRKGKALSGLQRYYEAALTYQEVLQQDSSSVDASQELRKVHILQLMEMGFTHEKSIEALKAHPSFEEAVDALSGIEGEPDSCNPPERTADEEEWVVTQRGAHTRNTYRASASSPAPALAPAVAGRRPTKPASAATSELFPVWVGSVVSTITEQMLHRLFSRAGEVFSIKMMPQVQCAFVHYTNKQDCKTAIELLHGFLVEGVSLAVRHPNKIHPNLGVSRNAATDPNMVCTRRNSSPLVIPNNRAK; encoded by the exons ATGATGTCGGGACCATGGGGTCAAG CAATTCGTATGCAGCAAGACGCTCGACTGATCCGTGCTGTTCAA GAGAACGTGGAAGACATAATAACTCGGTTTCCCACCAGACAGAATATTCTTGACTTCTTCCCTCATAGATTGTTTG GTGGTTTACCCATTGACTATAACCACGATGAATATTTGGATTGCGATTATTATGATGACGATGACGATGAAGAGGAGTATTACTATGATGTTGACCAAAACACCCACAGTCACAGAgaacaaataaacacattttcaggGCACAGTGCTCAAAGTCGTCTAACACCCCACCCACGTATTAAGCAGTTGACCTCTGAG GAAGCTGAGAAACATGCAAAAGCCTTATTGGAAGAAGAGAACAGACTTAAAGAAAAAGCTGAGAAGAAAAGACTAAAGAAATTG CgtcaaagagaaagaaaacagtTAAAAAAGAAGAATGCTGATAAATTACCT GACTCAGTGGCACAAGGTTTGTCCACTTCCTCACCTGAAAAGAAAGAATATATAAaaaatctagttttaaatgaaACAAAAGAATATTTTGTCGGACTTGGTCCAGACTCACCCAAGACAGATGTCACTTTAAGTGAGGAGAGACATCTTGGTGAAGATAatgagggtgagaggagagaggaagaattcTTGTCCTCAGAACCAGAG GAACTTGATATGAAGAGCAGTTTCATCTCTACTGCTGCTGCTATTGCTAAGAAGCAGCTTGGTCAGAGAAAACTGAGAAATAATCCAATTATTCATCACCCTGTTCATCAAGTGGAGGACAACAGGCCCAAGATGAATGGGCAGCAAGTTGATATTGAACAG GAAAAGGTGAAGGAGGTTGATGTTATTCAGAGAAGCATCGATCTTGCCA ATACTGGAAATCAGTTTGCTGCCTGTGGACAACTTGATGtggctgtgaaatatttcacTAGTGCAATAAAATATAACCCTACAGAGTACAA GTTGTTTGGAAACCGATCGTTTTGTTACGAGAGGCTGCAGCAGTTTGATCTGGCGCTGGTGGATGCTGACCTGTCCCTGGGCATGAACCCTGGCTGGATTAAAGGCCTGTTCAGGAAGGGGAAGGCCCTGTCCGGGCTGCAG aggtATTACGAGGCAGCGTTGACCTATCAGGAGGTTTTGCAGCAGGACAGCTCTTCTGTGGATGCCTCCCAGGAGCTGAGGAAAGTCCATATCCTGCAACTCATG GAAATGGGATTTACACATGAGAAAAGTATAGAAGCGCTGAAGGCCCACCCCAGCTTTGAGGAAGCTGTGGATGCGCTCTCAGGGATCGAAG gtgaaCCAGACAGTTGCAACCCCCCCGAGCGGACAGCAGACGAGGAAGAGTGGGTGGTCACCCAGCGGGGAGCCCATACCAGGAACACATACAGAGCCTCTGCCTCATCCCCGGCCCCGGCCTTAGCCCCGGCAGTAGCTGGGCGGAGACCCACCAAACCAGCCAGTGCTGCCACATC AGAGCTGTTTCCTGTCTGGGTGGGGTCCGTGGTGTCGACCATCACCGAACAGATGTTGCACAGACTGTTCAGCAG ggctgGGGAAGTGTTCAGCATCAAGATGATGCCACAGGTCCAGTGTGCGTTTGTCCACTACACCAATAAGCAGGACTGTAAGACAGCTATTGAGCTGCTGCAT GGTTTCCTAGTAGAGGGAGTGTCTCTGGCTGTGCGTCACCCAAACAAGATCCACCCAAATCTGGGTGTGTCCAGAAATGCGGCCACAGACCCCAATAT GGTTTGCACCAGGAGGAACAGTTCCCCCCTCGTCATCCCAAACAACAGGGCCAAGTAG